CTGTCTATATCCTTTGTTCCAAATGGGAAATTTAAAATATCTGTCATTGTGAttaatttgtttaccttttcaATCGTGTGTTTACTATTACAACCCTTTACAGAACAAGAAAGTAACACTGTATTTACTCCTGCGAAAGAAGCTAAAACCATATAATAGCTATTGTACTTAGCTATTGTAACTTGGATACCCCACAAAGGGTGGCTAGACCCCTAATACAACTTGCCATTCACGAGGGTGACATCACCTGTCAGAGACCGATAAATGCTAATTCAATTTGGCGTCAAAACTTTGACCTCCATCCGATATCCACACATTAATGCGATTTGCCCCTTACAGTGCAGGTAAACTATACCTTGACATCAAATTTACATGTAACATTGCATCAAAAAGCGATTACAGGGcagtcctgttgttgttttaaataccAGTGTTAGctgtcaatatgatgtcatgttgacattaaggtagtcaactgacataatttttttttgtcgttttggcatcaaggtgcctgctgggaaaacaataataacaatcaagcaaaacaaaattaatatctgTGCCTCCTGAAATTAATTGATCATCCGTGCAAGAAAGTAAACaatttttacaacattattatcaCATAATTCACTAGGCATGgaccggtgtaagattctgacggtatgataaccttggataaaaatatcactgttccatggtatcacggtattgtgctcactgctctaaaataagttctttttaaatgtttgggctaaaaaaaatacattttgaaaagttcccctttgaaaacaatatattttattttttgaaagatttaaaatatttaggaacagtaaacatgtcagacagAATAATTCAaattcttcatttgtttcaaaaacttcacaatttaaaacatcatctttggatatcttttctgctggaaatactgttgtcctaaaaaactaaaataaataaataaataaataaataaatatatatatatatatatatatatatatatatatatatatatatatatatatatatatatatatatatatatgtatatatatatatatatatatatgtatatatatatatatatatatatatatatatatatatatatatatatatatatatatatatgtatatatatatgtatgtatgttacaCATACCTTTGGaaaggtattacagaaaattttgccagttttaaaaccttgactttcccaaagcgcagtataccttgaaaacagttatcatcccatgcctataaTTCACATCCTTCAATGTTTTGATTTCAGATCTGTCCCTGAACATTTTAAGTctgaaaattatgtttttatattccaACAGAAAAAAGCTGTGGGTAAACAAAGTCTTTTGAAAACCTTGCAAACACTGGGTTCAGTTCCAGACTGGGAAGTTGGGAAAGCTGTTGAGGAGGATAGTGACGAGGAGAAAGACGCGTCCACTGCAGTCAAGaaaccaaaaaagaaaagatgCAAAAAGCGTAAAAGAAAATCTAACGCTGATAATAAAGAGAAGCAGATGGGGGAAGAGGATTCTGAAACACCAGTAAAGAAGAAAAAGATGACGACAAAACCAGTGAAGAAGACGGTGAAGAAAACAAAAAGTGAGTGCATATGATGTTCACTTTATGTCTGCCATCAAGAACATTACTGACTTTTCCCGCACAAATCTGTGTTTGCAGGATCAGTGGTGTCAGAAGAGCCCAAAAAAGATGACGAAGCAGTCGGAGCTGAGTTGGAGAAAAACGAAAGTCAGACAGAGAAAAAGCTGAGCAGACAGCAGTGGAAGAACAAGATGAAGAACAAAAGAAAGAGTAAAAACAAATATCTTCCAAAACCGACAAGTGTTGATGATACCAGTCCACAGAAGGAAACATTAGTTCAAACACAGGATGTCAAAGAATCCAAGAACCCCCCGAAACCTGACAGGACATCCAAAAAAACGtccaaaaaaattaacaagataaTTGAAAAGAATGGGATTTCCTCCATTGTGGACAATTCTGGAACTTGCACAGACTCTAAAACAGATAAAACAATCATCACAGAAACTATAAAAGTTGACGACTCCCTGATCAACAACACCTCACAAGAAATAGGAGAAAccgacaaacatgcaaaaaagacaaaaaaattacaGGCCGAGAAACTGCGTCGTATTTTGAAGTCAAAGTCAAGTTGTACTGATAGTAATAAAGTCACTAAGACCCCAGAAGATGCAGCGGTGGATGTGAAGGGTGTTGAAGAGAAAACAGCTCCTCTTGACCCTTCCACTGCTTTAAGGTTAAAGATGGAGAAGCAGTTAGAAGCTGCTCGTTTTCGCTTCATCAATGAGCAGCTCTACACATCCACCAGCGCTGCGGCCAAACGCATGTTTCAGCAGGATCCAGAAGCCATCACCATTTATCACAAGGGCTACACAACACAGGTTCAACACTGGCCCACAAACCCTGTGGATTCCATCATCTCCTATATTTGTCAGAAGTGAGTGATGATTACTAGGTTTATAAGTGTAGGCAgagcaaataatatattttgactgAAAAATGACTAAGaacatataagaaaaaaaaattatataatattacgatttctattttattttcagtccagaaaaataattttaaaattatttgtaatttgttgtgtttgatgcgtgtatatgcagttgaagtcagaattatttgcccccctgtttattttttcccccaatttctgtttaacgaagagaagatttctttagcacatttctaaacataatagttttaataactcatttctaataactgatttattttatctttgctatgatgacagtacataattttttactagatatttttcaagacacttctatacagcttaaagtgacatttaaagacttatctaggttaattaggttaactaggcaggataaggtaattaggcaagttattgtataacgatggtttgttctgtagactatcgaaacaaatgtatagcataaaggggctaatatttttgactttaaaatggataaaaaaaattaaaaactgcttttattctagccgaaataatacaaataagactttttccaaaagaaaaaaatattatcagacatactgtgaaaatttccttgctctgttaaacatcatttgggaaatatttaaaaaataataataaaataaataaatcaaaggggggctaacaattttgacttcaactgtaattctTACATAATAGAAAGTATTAAGttattttattgttagttttattGGTTTAGTATTAATATAGCTCAATATTATAGTAAAATTtttcataaattatatttttattataataattgtaacaaattattttataaattgctttatttttaatgtaatttaaataaaacaaaagtactACTaagaataatatatttaattgtacatatattaaaaataatatgcatttaaaattgattaaaagatacaaaaatattattatgtttttatatgcatatgtatgtgtgtatgtatatatgtgtgtgtatatatatatagatagatagatagatagatagatagatagatagatagatagatagatacagatatatatatagatatatagatatatatgtgtatatacatatgtatatatatatatgtatatatatatatatatatatatatatatatatatatatatatatatatatatatatatatatatatatatgtatgtatatgtatatatatatatgtatatgtatatatatatatatatatatatatatatgtatatatatgtatgtatatatatatatgtatgtatgtatgtatgtatgtatgtatatatatatatatatatgtgtgtgtgtgtttgtgtatatatatatatatatatatatatatatatatatatatatatatatatatatatatatatatatatatatatatatatatatatatgcatgtatatatcaCTTGGTATTTAATAAGCATATAGACACTAACTGTTAAGATTTgtacatatattaaaaatgatttaaaatgtatgtatattatcataaaaaatatattaaaagaataGGTATTGctgttcatatatattacttgGTATGTAATAAACACTCACTATAAAAGAATAATCGTAGTAgcataataatttatagtaatgATAGTagtgataaatataataattatattttataccaTATTTCTTGCAAATgtacaataagtaataataagCACATCATCACTTTATAATAAGCAATAATTAATTGTTTTGAATCACTGTGGTCAAATTAGGGCTGTATATCATTTCgccatcaatattgcaatgtgtgtccGCAAtgatcacatcgcaggatatgcaatgttaagttgtGATTATGATCGATCAACAATTAAgtatacatgagatttgtgagtCATATCAGCgcataaccataacagagtgaaaccttattatttgcatgtgtt
This genomic interval from Danio aesculapii chromosome 15, fDanAes4.1, whole genome shotgun sequence contains the following:
- the rrp8 gene encoding ribosomal RNA-processing protein 8 codes for the protein MFAEEEWTDSPSLNGSSLSAKLSPASGKKKAVGKQSLLKTLQTLGSVPDWEVGKAVEEDSDEEKDASTAVKKPKKKRCKKRKRKSNADNKEKQMGEEDSETPVKKKKMTTKPVKKTVKKTKRSVVSEEPKKDDEAVGAELEKNESQTEKKLSRQQWKNKMKNKRKSKNKYLPKPTSVDDTSPQKETLVQTQDVKESKNPPKPDRTSKKTSKKINKIIEKNGISSIVDNSGTCTDSKTDKTIITETIKVDDSLINNTSQEIGETDKHAKKTKKLQAEKLRRILKSKSSCTDSNKVTKTPEDAAVDVKGVEEKTAPLDPSTALRLKMEKQLEAARFRFINEQLYTSTSAAAKRMFQQDPEAITIYHKGYTTQVQHWPTNPVDSIISYICQKPASLVVADFGCGDCKIARSVKNKVHSFDLAPVCDLATACDMAKVPLGDSTVNIAVFCLSLMGTNLGDFLAEANRVLVMGGVLKIAEVASRFENVHSFVRALSNMGFKIVNKDTENSHFFSFEFIKTRKAPENTKKFGLQLKPCLYKKR